In Larimichthys crocea isolate SSNF chromosome XI, L_crocea_2.0, whole genome shotgun sequence, the sequence GGCCAGCAGCCAGTgagcttagtttagcatgaaCATCAAACAGTGAGAAACAGCTGGCTGGGCTGTCTACCAGCACCTCACAAGCCCACAAATTTAACTAAATGATCTCCTATGTTTAATATATACATAACTGAAATATATAGTCAAGTTGTGGTTTCATGGGAAGGTTATACGCTGGACTATTTCATGCTGGGTGCATTAACTTCCAGCCATCATCTGgctgaagcttcatttttaacaaacaaCTATTTCTTTGATCCTCCTTTCTCCTGTTTTCTGCAATGAGGACGTGTAGTGACGCAAAATCTGCTTTATTTCCAACCAGCACTGtttgtaaaaaccaaacaacactTCCCACCACTTGCATGCTGTCAGATCTGCCATCTCCAACCCTAAACTGCAGTTATTATAGACAGCAATGATAGATTTTAACCACAGGAGGTCAGTATTGTCTCATCCTCACTGCTGTCTCTTAAACAAGCACAAACTTGATGTCGCTGGTTATAGTTCTCAGGGCacacattaaaaagacattGCAATGGTTTCACTTCCCCAATAAACCTTTTGATCTGCCTCCAGGGTAAACTATGTGAatacacagacaacacaaatTGTGACACATATTCCCAATTACAAAAAGACCTTTTTAAATTGCTTTGGATACAGAGTACACCCAAATGTACTGAGGGCTTTCAGACGGCCAAATTTAAAAGGTCCCGTGTGTGCGATTTAGGACATTACATTAGTttatcacttgaaaataagaactgtttcGTATTTATTAGCTTAGAATGAACCTCTTATATCTACAGTTGCTGTGGGTCTACTTTACATCATCCACAGTAGCCAGGTTTTCacggccaccatagtttctccttcgcGCTTGGAAGCAGATGGTGAAACAAAAAGGTTGCAGTttcacaactacaccactagatgccacttaatcctacacattggtccGCCAACCCTCAATAAATACTACAAACACATTATAATAGATCCTAATCCCTGAAATGATGAgcatcattatttttaaattaaaaaaataatttgtcacCTAATAGAGTGGCCAGGGTGCGCATGTCCTTCTCCATCAGGGCGTAAACTTCCTCTTTTGAGAAGCGTCCGATCCCGTGCCCGTACATCTCCCTCTTGACAATCCCGCCAGTCAGGTGACTCAGGATCCACTTGAGCAGGTCACTCAGCGGTCCGCTCACTGACAGCATCTTCTGGGTTTCTTCCAGGTTGTCCACCCACTGACAGTAAGCTATGGTCctgtaacaacacaaacaataatacaaTTAATACAAGAAATTAAACTGCTGCAAATAATGCTAAAATCTATGTAGGAGGATAAAGACTTCTTTTTGTCTTGGCATTTTCTCAAACAAATGATTAAATGCATGTataatacagttaaaaaaataaagtatcaTATGATCTGAGAGTTTCACAAAAAGTTGTGTCTTAAAAGAAGAGTTGATTTCTCAGGAGTATTGTTGCAGTCCAGGGGCCACTAGATATCGAGCATAAGTGCTAATACTGTGCTCAATTTTACAAAACACTCACGCAGCTGGGGTGAACATGTTGTTTTGAGGGTCTTAACAATGTCAATAGAGACTAAACAGATAATCTTTAAtaataagttttaaaaaacaaacatgaaaaaacctCTGTAGCCTTAACTAAAACTTCCAACACTCTACCtacctctgctctctctgtccctttccctcctccctATCCTGTTCCTTCTTAGTAAACTGAACTGttcaaaaacaatttaaaaaatgcagtttgaTCTTCACTGGTCACTCACCAGTAGAAATGCTCCTCCACCATTTTGGTGATGGCGCGAGACATGGCCTTCTCCTGCGGCGTCAGGCTCTTGTTGAGGCTCGCTCCCAGCCTCTCCTCCAGGAAGTCGATGATGAATTCGGTGCCGCACACCTGCTCCTGGTTGTATTCGATCCATGGCATCTTTCCCTGTGGTGAAAGCTTCCCATCAAAGTAGTTCTGCAGGAGAAGATGTTAAAAATACAGAACGGGAGAAAGTGATTGGTATTTAGTGAAATAAACTGGATTTGGATCAAGACAAAACATcttaataaaactgtaattatcCCTTGCAGGATTAATTAGGAATAATTCATCATAACAAAAGAACAATCGAAGGATTTTGCCAAAAAGAAACATGCACTCACTAACAGTCAGTCGCTTTAGAAgtagaaaggaaaaacagacacaaataaccACAGACAAACCTGGTAGGGCAGGTCAACCATACGGAGGTAGGTCTCCAACTTAAGGCAGAAAGGGGACAGGGACGGGGCGCCAGTTTTGGGCCTGGAGAACTGGTGGAGTATGATGGCATCTTTAGAGTCCAGCTCTTCCTCCTTTCTGTGGGGAAGAAAGAATGACAGTGCTGCAGACCACGcagaaaaaacactgtgtgtgtgtgtgtgtgtattttatatataattagGACTAAGCTGCATGTTAAGAATCAAGTGGTAACGTTCTCTTCATCATCGGATAGTATTCCAGCTATTATCTTGATTATTTGGATGAAAGAATGCCATCTTAAAATGTcttgaaacaaaataaaacaaaaaagatattcagttaaCTACCACAGAGAACTCAGACaaccagcaaatattcacatttgcaACTAGATCGGAAGCTGTAACTAGTAAGTTACTGacatttttgattttaaatttgcTTTAATAATTAATCTGTTATCAAAAAAgttgcagatttattttctcattccATCTCTACTTATGTGTAAAGTTAGGCTAGGCTGGATTACCAACCAAACCCTGAGGGACCCCAAAACTCCcagtacataaataaataacataaactTAAGCAGGTTctgcattattcattcattctgtggCCCTGtctcacagagaaagacaaaatcTAGTTTTCAGGTATTTATTATCTCCCTTTATGTTGACCTCATCTGGAGCATATTCCTAAATAAAGCTGTTTATTCAAATGACAGCAGACTAACACAAATTAAGTTTTACCAGCTGTACTGGTTGCACTGGACTTAAAGGATCTGTCTGTtggctagcttagcttagcaacaGGGCTGGAAACAAGAGCTAGAACAGCTACCTCTAAAACCTCTAAAGCAATCAACACATTATATTTCAACACTCTTAtatgtaactgcttatcctcaccAGGTCGCCAGTTCATCGCAGGGCACAAACAACCACTcatactcacattcacacctacgggtaATTcagagtcactaattaacctgttaattgcatgtctttggactgtgggagggaCCCGGAGAGCAGACCAAGAACAAGCAAACTCCacagctgaggtttgaaccagggACCTCCTCACTGTGAGgggacagtgctaaccactgcaccaacATAAACATCAATGCAAACATCTCCACTGGTTTCACACACTCATGCCTTTGGACAGAGCAAGGCCAGCTGTTTCTTTCTGCCAAACTAACCCAAGTGTGGTTTAAAAAGTGCACGTGTATGTGTGGGTTAGGCTATAATCTGATTcactgaataaatcaaatgatcTGCAGACCAAGGTCTTTTAACTGGCCCTGGGTGACTGTCAGGCCTAGGCCGTTTTACAACAAGCCTAGGGAAAACTGCAATGTCAAAATAACTGAAGCATGCCCTTGTGAAATGTTATGGTGCATTCACATGGAGGCTACTTCACGGACGGACGGACGAGGACATTCATGTGCAGAATTAAAAGGGAGCTGTGTGAAGAGAGGAGCTGTCAGTTTCTGTGTGGTGCTGAAATACATGCCCATCACTCACACTTTTGGTGCAATAAGAGCTCGTTCCTGTTTGATAATGAAGCCGAgcatgcagacagagacagagagctgcaaCATTTAACGTCagactgaagaaaaacatgtctCAGGATGAACTCCATCCAACAAGCAGCCTGTAATTTGGTAGAAAAATGGAGCCTGCATCACAGCTGAGCCTGTGCCACAGGAATAATGCATGCAGGCGTGCAGGGCCTTGTTTTCATCTGAGCTAAAAATCACTTCACATCCCTGATGAGGCTAAAAATGGAGAGAAATATTGAGTGTATGACTTTTACTGTGTTGTGTTAACTGTGCTGTAGGAGCCTGGACTGCAGGTAACCTGAGATTCTTTGAGGAACACAGACTCCATCAGTCGAACGGATGAATGAACGATAATAATGAACACAAATATAATCCCTTACAACTGCCAGTTGTAAAAACCTAGAAatattagatgttttttttcagtaactgcagtgttttggggggttgtgtgtgtacagcaatgaagcaaacacacaacatgaacCTTGTCCTTGAATACAGACACATCAAAGTGACCTTATGATGTGACCTCACCTTGGATCTGTTAGAAACAGGCCTGCAGACCACCAGCAACAAACATTAATCCATTAtgtaatcttttctttttttttgaatgaataaatcaaattataaGATGTGACCCTTTCCCGGAGATCGCCTGTGTCATTAatccacagcaacaacaagccAATAAAGgtcttaatgtgtgtgtttatgaggaAGGGTGTTGGGGGGGCTCCGTTACATCACAATCCACCCACTCACGACTCTGACTCCGCTCCCACCCCGCCCAACCAGACCAGATTAAGTAATATCAAAAACCCAGGGAAAATACAGCAGAGCTGGGAGACATGCGGACACAATATGATGAGAATAagctcagctgtgtgttttcaaatgGATTATTCTCTGGCCCAAGAGGCCTCACTGTGGGAAGGTGATGAGCTCTGCAGCTTTCCTGgcagcctctgtgtttgttggtaCCTGATGGCCAGCAATTCGTGCAGCAAATACGCGGCTGCGGCGAGCAGAGCCCCTCCAGTCAAATACAGCGTTTTCCGCCACCACGAGTCCGAGCCCAAAGCTGACATTATCCCGCCGTAGTCCTGCAGTGGGTAGGCGATGATGTACCCATAAAACGAGAGCTGCTCATCGGAGCCCAGCAGGCCGGAGGAGAAGCTCTGGTTCTGGCCAAGATCAACCACACACGACCGCGTCCAGGCAAACCCGACGCGCCAGTACATGCTCTCTGTCTCCGGCCACTTTCCGCCTCACTTTGGCAGCTCGGGGCTTCATCAGCGGGGGCTTCATGGGTGCAGAGGGCTCCAGGTGCGGGGCGACTGGGCGAGGAACAGCCGACTGGACACAAGCGTCCCGCCCGGAGCTTGTCCCCGCAGCGGGGTCGACATCCTCCGCAGCCCGCTCGGAGCTCGCTGGTTGCAGCCTCCCTCCTGCCGCTGTCAGGCcagacaaataaacagcaaCGCTTCCGGTTgtgcctttcaaaataaaggtctgtGGTTTATGTGTTGCATGTAATGCATCAAAATGTACACTTGATTGCTGCATTTGTATTAAGAAATGGACATGGCTGAATTACAAATTAACAAACTGATCATGGACTATTTGAGGTGCACCAGACACCACATGAGCCACAAATCAAAGTCACTTTTGTTGGATTGACGACTAATCCTGTTTGATCAAAGAGATGCAGATATAGAAGCCCAGGGCTCTTCAGAGATGGGTAACTGGATCATGATAATACCAGTACAAACTAATAGACTTTTATAGCCACTGCTACTACTATGACgactaataataacaatgagtTTATAACACATAAACTCTGTGAAagttctcagtcgtccaggtcatctttctgGCACAACTGGACTTGGTTATAGATCCGTGAGACTGAAAAAGAACTGAAGAaacctcttggatgagaggtgaaacatcatGTTCAGTTGGCCCAGATTTCTAAAGTAAGATGAACTGGACGACTATGAACCTTCACAGACATCTCACACAAAAATCAAGAATGTACATCCTCAGAATCCTCAGGACTAGATATAAGATATAGAATAGTATattattaagaaaaaataaatagcagtgAAACTCCACAGAGAATACACGACATCTcactatttcattttattcattagtGCCTCCTGTTATGAATATTTTTGCCTTAAATGTCTCCACCTATAAGATattcaaaattgttttttgaCTTGTCTTGTAAGAGAAGCGGCGAGAAGGTGTAACTTCACTAAAATTGATGTCTATGTTCTAACAAGGTATAGTATTTAAACCTGTGCAATATGTCAACATGTCTTCCATTAATAAGACCTACTGGTTCATCTCACCGTTGAATTTATTTAATCTCATCTGTctgctagtttttttttaaaaggcttttattttgaaggagacACGCAGCAGCACGcattgttttttcctctgactTCATGCAGCTGAAGTGACGTCACGGGTACTGACCGTACCCCATGGTAAAACTAGAGGTAACTACAAGCAAATGCATCCTCTGATACTATTCAgtaatttatgttttcttaaaacaaacaagagaaaaatgtAGATTCTTTTGTATTTAATGTTACTCAAACTCAAAGCGCTCTGCTTTTAAAGCAAAGATCTTTCTTTGGGAAGCTGATATGTAATGTTACATGTTCTCTGTATCTGTCACTAGGGGTCCTACCACAGTCATTGTACTGAAGTGACATTGAAGTTAGTAAAGGGGCTGAACATACTATATGAACAGAAGAGCTTGAATAACAGGGAACCACTGTTTTGCACaccatacattttattttaccatAAATGATAAACAGACTTtcaagtaataataataataaaaaaaaactttgggaAATGTGAACAAAACTAGTAGGAATATTTATGTGAGGGTGAAGCCCTTTTATTTTCACGCCGATTCATGTGAACTGTCACAGATGGAGAGTGCTGCAGGGGAGGAAAATACCAGAACGCAGAGCAGAGCGAGGATGCATCCAACTCGCCTCGAGGGCTTCTCTGTgtcacttctttctctttcatttagGATGATAATGTGCCATGCAAGTGGCCTACAACATAATGTTTTAACAAGTGACAAAGATGAAATGTAAAGGAAGCCATTGAGGAAAACGTTTGAAGATGCATCCACAACAGAATCCACCCCTACAACACATTTCACAGTCAGTCTGAACGGGACAATGTGCTTCTAAGAAGAGTTTTCTCTGTTAccagcagcttttattttgtaaggcTTTTGAGCACCTTGTTTTCGACCACACACAGCTCCCACTGTATTACATAACAAAATTATAGAGACATCTACAGGTATATGCACACATATATTGCCACAATTCAATGATTAAATAGATGGCAGGTGgcgtttttaaaaaagaagaatgtaCAACAAAATCTAGGACAAAAGTGTGATTTGTTTACTCCGGAAACTCCTTTCctcaacaaattaaaaacaattctTTACACAAAACATAACCGTACAActaaaccaaaataaatgaaaagataaatcacaataaaatgAAGATTAAGCTTTGCAGCAGGCAAACATGACAGTGAAACAAACGGGGCACTTTGATCTGAAGCACAAGTACGAAGCAAAACCTGCTCATGATTTCCATTTAAGTTTAATCAAATTAAGCAAAAACAttagagataaaaataaatgaatagaatTATAAGGCTATTTACAAAAAGGGAAGAGGGAATGGGAGGAAAGAGGTGTCATGATTCAAAACAGTAAATTCTTGTACTCAAAGAGTTCATTTCGACCATAAAGAGGAGCCTCTCTCAAGGTAAACCTCCTGCCAAGGTCTTCATGATCAACCAGCAAAGACCTCACAGGGCGTCCAATCACATCACAGTCACACAGGGTGATATCCAATCAGATTCACTCAAATAACAGCACAGGATCAAATAGTTTTACAGAGAAGACTACTATAGTCCCTGAGGAATGAAAACACAGGcaaactggacacacacacagacacacgatCAAGTTTTCTCGAATCCCGCGGAGCTCCACATGAAAGGACTCGCTCCTCTGGGCTGTTCAAGGATGTCAGGATCATTACAATGACATTACAACAGGTTTTTCTACTAAACCATCACATCTGTTCTCCCATCAGTTTTCACTACATCCcccctcttcccctccctccccaaaATGTTCCTCAGTTTTAGTTCATTTCAAGTCTGGAGCAGAGTGGAGAGCCTCGTCGAGATGACACAAACCTGTTCTGTCATCTGCGCCGCTCGCTCAATCCATAAGCCCATAATGATCAGAGACGGAGAAAGTGAAGACGTGGCTCTCAtgagtttttttggggggggggtcagtCGATGATGGACATCTTGGTCGGCTGAATTGTGATTTGTGCTGACACCACAAAAGGTTGTGCACCCAACGGAAATACAGAAGCTGCGCTAAGACTGGCTGTAGGAGTTGCTTTGGTTCCCATTGGAGCTCTGGTCACCCTCACTGTggacaacacagagacagagggagaaaataattacatatggccagtgttgtagtactcgagatCGATCACCTTTTGAAGGTCTCGGTCTCATCTCAGAATCAAACTTGGTCTTGTCTTAAACAAAGATGCAACTCCATTGTTTCCTGAACACTActcaaaaaggtttttattcaCAATGATGCTGGTAAATGCAGCTTTATGATGTTAATGTATGCCTCAAACCATCTACTGTTCATTTCACATGAAAAAGACAGAGTTTTagcaaataaaatatgcatgagCTTTACACCAAACCAAGTGAGGTTTACCTGTTAGGTGGAGGTTTGGGCTTAGGCATCTTGTTTAGCACAGCAGCGATCTCCTTTCTGTCGTCAAAGTTTTTCCACTGGTCGTAGAGCTTCAGAATGACGCGGATAATCTCCAGGAtcttgacagaaaacaaacaaagactgaaGTCAACTCATGTTGCTGCACGGCTGCTCaacacaaaaagtaaaaatatcatACAATGATTTTACAACAACTACTGCCTTTCCATGTCCAAGATCACATTAAACTAGAACTCAATTAAAATCGAGACTATTTTTAGATCTAAAATGTTtgagatatatatttaatattattgaaTCAAAGCAATACAGTCAGCCTACTCATTGAATACCAAGCCCCTTCAGTTGGACTAACAGGTTAAGTCAAACCTCAGTCAAGCTTCTAAATTCCCACtgaatgtcattttattaatttttgtgtgatttatggGCTTACACAATTAAGTGTTTTTGTGGCCCttaagacaaacacagaacacagacagcagtcagacagtctgtggccacaaaatacagacaatgtaaaaacaaagagcagtGAGGCTGAATGTCTAACCCCATTACATCCAAACACAGATCGCCTGCATTCATCATCTGCTTTTACAAAAGCTGTGGTGACTTTTGGGATGTAAAAACATCAACTGGGACTTTAGGAGATGATTAACACCTCACTGCTCTGCCTTTAAAGTGAATAGGTGAACTTTAAAAAAcgtgtttttctctgtgcaaTTCAATTTCCCCTTAAAATTGGTAGAGTGACGTCTTTGATTCTgggtgtttatttcttttaaatgagaaaaatgtctcACAAACAAATCCTTACTTTGTCCATGTCAACTGAGAGCTCTGCAAACCACTGCCTGGCATCTTTCTGCTGCACCACACAGGCAACATGCAAACAGGCTGTGGGGAGGAAATAAAGAACAGATGATCACATTACATCTGACAAATCTTATTTGAAGTCAGTAACTACGTTAAATAGCTGAGATGAGAGATGGATGTCGTCGGTCTTACCCAAGGCGATCATGAAGGGAGGGTAGAGCAGACACAGATCTGTCCTGTACGTGTCGTTTACTATTCGCCTGgtgcagacagagacactgagTAAGCATACTAACGACTGCTAAATCTAGTGTCTAGTCTTTTGTGATTTGTCACATCACTGGATAATTTTCAGATGAATGTACACAGACAGTATCATACCAGGCCAGTGGCAGCAGCATGTCCTCCTGTCCCATATCCTGCACATACTGCAGCAGCGGTCTGTAGGGGTGGTACACTATCAGGCAGCAGTCCTGAAAAACAAGTATAAACAATAAGTAATCCAACCAAGCAAAACATAGCCTACAGTACAAAAGCAATCTCCACTCACCATCAACTCCAGAAGGTAGAACTCACATTCTAATATCTGTAGAGACATAAAATTAATTTCAACATATCAGAGCAGCTGTTTTACAATGTTTGAAAGAAACAGATGGAAATTATTTGTAGGGTCcaatgacaaaaagaaatgtaaacatacacCCTTTTCAGGCTCTTCAAAGCTTAAATTCCCTCACATATCTTATCAAATATTTATGTAGAGTCagatgtatatattttttttacactggcAGATAAAGTAGTAAcgataaacacacaaagttttTCTTGGTGACCAAGACTATCAGGAGATCATCTGACCTTTCAAACACTTTGTCCCCAGGCTGCCATCGCCGTTAATATGTCTGCAGACTGGACTTCATGAATTTACGTTTAGTTGCAGCACCCCGCTAACTCATTCTCTACTGTGTGAACCACTCCCTCCTTTTATCGTTCCGCGGTGGCTCTCTATAAATAATGGTTTACACAGCTTTCCGGACAGGCAGTGTGTCAGAACAGCCCCGGTGACGCCCTGGCAACTCGGTGGAGATGCTGGACGAATAAAATGCTGGCGTTGATCATCGCTCGACACCGTTGTGAGAAATGCAGAACGAATGCACGCCCGGTTGAAGCTATCTCCTAGAGCAACAAGATTTTTATCGGGGGATTGTGAACATTAGTTGTGGAATCTCACGTATTGGTAGAGACTCACATGGCAACACTGTGAGACAGTGTTAGGCGTTCTTGGTATGCTGTAATGTAGCACGCCAGTGCATAAATAACTCTGCAGAGGAAGCAGGAAAACAGTTATGTGGTTGATTCATAGCAGAGCTGAACTGCCAGCATATGGTTATTGGAGTGGTTGAAACTGGTGAGTTATTACTTCATTTCACTCCCTTTTAAGTCCGTCAGTTTGAACTACTGAtcatctgttttcagttttaaggTGAAACATATCCTGTTCAGCTCTGCTCTGCCCCCTGACCTCAAGCCCCTGTGATCACAACTCAAACTtagttcattttagtttttttgctgCACTTCGTGCTAGATGCTCTGCCTAAAAGCCTAAAATCTGAATTCTCACACAGACATTTTACTTACATGATTCATTCTGTAAGGGAATTCCTTTGGAAAGGCGTAGGAAAATCTTGTTTTCACTGTCGGAGAAAAAGAAACGTGattacattttctccactgcaGAAGAAACTCAAATCGAGCGAGACTTTCAAAAGAAAGGAATAGTTTGTTGAACGTGGAGACTTACAAACAGATGTTGCTGCAGAGATCAGCCTGGTATTGGACACAACACCAAATTCCTAAAAGGACATGAATATTTGAGCTCAGACCAGATGGATAGTGCACAGATACAACAGACTGTGGGGAGCAAGGCTTCTGTGAAAGCTACATCACCACCCCTAAAAACTACCTCTTccacagataaaacagaaatgaaaacttGAGGCACAGTACTGTGCTCATCATTAACAACGAGCTGAGATACTGAAGATGTGCTGCCGCACCACAGAAACATCCATACCTCGACTTTAGAAGCCAGGAAAACGCAGGTAGGAGCCATGAGCACTGGATCTATACTTTTCAGGGAATACCTGCACACAAGAAGAGATAAAGGTTTATCAGCTATGGACAGGTAGGATTTAGGCACAGCAATATACACTGATAAAAACTACGCAAACAGTTTTtaccataataataaaataagtgtaCTTATTTAACACTATGTGCAAATATCTGTTAGACATGAGCTGTTGTTGGGCTACAATATGTGAGGTAAAATGTGAGGTGCATCAAGGGGGAAAAGAAAGCATTAACCTGAAAGTTTTTGTGTCATTAGTGCAATAACATGGTATGTTGGACAATAATAGTTCATTTATAAGATATTCTGATCTAAACTATAAGTGGATGACATGTttctgggtaaaaaaaaaatcattgcgGCCAAGCAGACAGTTATTCACCTATACCGATTCAAATGTTCAATAAAGTCCAACATAGTGCAGCTTTTGGTGTTGCTAAGATTTCTATGTGGACGTGAAATGTATCCATGACAAATGATATTCTCAATTATGACTGATaaccatctgtctgtcagcccCAGCAGTGTGAATACAAAGTTCTGtttgaagacaaacaaacagtcaacagTGATGTCCCTTATTAGGACAAAACACAGCTCATTCTTGGTGACCAAGTGAGAGGTGCAAGGGGTGAACGCCCAACATCAACAGccactggagaaaaaaaaaccttcacctGTGACGTAAGTTATAATATGAAGCTTGGCAGTGAACCTTCAGATGCTCTGCAAACCACTGCAGGCTTTTGTTCAAGCTGAATCAAATGAAAGTCTGAGACTCGGATACCACGAGCTGAAAGCTGTCTAATCACATCGCTACAAGAAACCATCACTTCTGTAGCGGCCACTATCCATTAAACCAGCCGCTAAGAGGCTCAGTAGGCTCGTACTGTGACGCGTTGaagtccaaagaaaaaaaaatccagtcaCGTCAAGTAGGTTTCATGATgtttacagagaaaaaacataaaCCGGCATAACGTGATGAaactaaaacagacaaaactatACGATATGAGATGATAcgaaacaagaaacaaaaatccATTTCACCCTCTTTGTCTTAATCCTGCCACCGAGTGCACAGGTAACATCGTGATCTAAACCCACGTTTGGGCTTCATCAACACTATAAGTCTGGATTACCTTGCATAGAAGCGTTTAAAGTAGACAGTTGCAGTGGCGATGACCTGCTGCCGCAGCTTCAGGTGTTCCCCCAAAGCCTGGATCACTGCAAAAGAGTCAAACACCGAGACAACTTCAAGTCAAATTGTCTGACTTCATTATATAATTAAGAAACACCTCTTAGGTTGTGAGTGATAAGAACACAGGGTTTAAAAACACTCAGTATGATCTAATAAATTAGAGTTACAGGTTGCTGCTGTGTTAGGAAGTCAACAGGTTTTAAGGCACctcacacaaatacaacaacaattACCATTGGCAAAGAAGATCTGCAGCTTCCAGTACTCCTCTTCTGACAGAAACTTCAgatccttctgtctctctttcatcaGGTCCTGTTTGTCCAGAACCCACTGCAGACTTTAAagagtaaaaatatataaaaacggAGTTTAAATAAACTCAGTTTGTTGTCATCAAACGAGCTAGCGGGTAGCACCAACATTAACACTGCATTAACCACTTTTATTACTGTCGCCAAGCATGAGGAATATCAACAGGAGTGAGTGTAATTAAGCCTTTATGTCAGCCTTtattataaacatgttttatgtctgaATAAAACGTTTCGTATCGTAGCAACCGATCAGGAGAgactgttagctctgttagccgaCGCGGCTAGGCCTCACAACACAGACGCTGGTTTGC encodes:
- the faxca gene encoding failed axon connections homolog is translated as MYWRVGFAWTRSCVVDLGQNQSFSSGLLGSDEQLSFYGYIIAYPLQDYGGIMSALGSDSWWRKTLYLTGGALLAAAAYLLHELLAIRKEEELDSKDAIILHQFSRPKTGAPSLSPFCLKLETYLRMVDLPYQNYFDGKLSPQGKMPWIEYNQEQVCGTEFIIDFLEERLGASLNKSLTPQEKAMSRAITKMVEEHFYWTIAYCQWVDNLEETQKMLSVSGPLSDLLKWILSHLTGGIVKREMYGHGIGRFSKEEVYALMEKDMRTLATLLGDKKYLMGSKLSTVDAAVFSHLAPAMWTLPGTRPEQLIKGELINLAMYCERIRRRFWPEWFVDLEDFCYNDTTEGSDSASKLPDLGLYSRSDTSQDDTHTHTSSMHTPQEQDPPSPDSDPTGHSLYDSDMDTECSEIDQLKC
- the ccnc gene encoding cyclin-C; the protein is MAGNFWQSSHYLQWVLDKQDLMKERQKDLKFLSEEEYWKLQIFFANVIQALGEHLKLRQQVIATATVYFKRFYARYSLKSIDPVLMAPTCVFLASKVEEFGVVSNTRLISAATSVLKTRFSYAFPKEFPYRMNHILECEFYLLELMDCCLIVYHPYRPLLQYVQDMGQEDMLLPLAWRIVNDTYRTDLCLLYPPFMIALACLHVACVVQQKDARQWFAELSVDMDKILEIIRVILKLYDQWKNFDDRKEIAAVLNKMPKPKPPPNSEGDQSSNGNQSNSYSQS